A part of Citrifermentans bremense genomic DNA contains:
- a CDS encoding citrate lyase holo-[acyl-carrier protein] synthase yields the protein MQARDQRQALLDGMFPTPFPATVMLSLNLPGTEKTGDRAERLFQWGEKALLGALKTEGSVRGGDDLGPFAIYRTRLPSTQVKRLGISLESRHPAGRLLDLDIYDHAGRPVSRANLKIAPRTCLVCPEPAVACIHAGRHGSEELMHHARRIIDAL from the coding sequence TTGCAGGCGAGGGACCAGCGGCAGGCGCTCTTGGACGGGATGTTCCCCACCCCGTTCCCGGCGACGGTGATGCTCTCCCTGAACCTGCCGGGGACGGAGAAGACCGGGGATCGGGCTGAGCGCCTGTTCCAGTGGGGGGAAAAGGCCCTTTTGGGCGCGCTGAAGACGGAGGGCTCGGTCCGGGGGGGCGACGACCTCGGCCCCTTCGCCATCTACCGCACCCGCCTCCCCTCGACCCAGGTGAAGCGGCTGGGTATCTCGCTAGAGTCGAGGCACCCGGCGGGCCGGCTCCTCGACCTCGACATCTACGACCATGCCGGCCGCCCGGTTTCCAGGGCCAACCTCAAGATCGCTCCCCGAACCTGCCTTGTCTGCCCCGAGCCAGCCGTTGCCTGTATCCATGCCGGCCGGCACGGAAGCGAGGAGCTGATGCACCATGCCAGGAGGATCATCGATGCGCTCTGA
- a CDS encoding ArnT family glycosyltransferase: MSQTPQAKGLWLPFLILAGTCLLFSLVLPFFPVDETRYLSVAWEMKVHDSFIVPIQNALPYSHKPPLLFWLINLDWLLFGVNEGTLRFIPLIFSLFNVCLVYRIALQLWEDRKLALNAAVILGSTFAYLLWSSIIMFDVLLSFWVLIAVSALIRAGKEGRFGPFALAGVAIGGGILTKGPVVLVYILPVALFAFWWRPRGEVTPRWYAWTFLSLLIGIAVVLVWLIPAALTGGEVYRKAILWGQTVNRMANSFAHKRPLWWYFQWVPVLLAPWIFFAPFWRGCRRLTLDAGTKLVLTWIAGGFVVFSLLSGKQVHYLIPLIPACSLLMAKAVSCCEESGRRFQLPIAAFYLLVGAAIMTLTFLKQGRALHSFDLGELRIAAGGLLLLGAALSFPKPRDTSAALKLVAASTLPFVALVVVGCHTFSGRYDIHAVSAAVLKKQQEGYQVLHQGKYHGQYHFMGRLQQPLLELEGSDEIRRYAQTHEKVALVTYPREDQAVPPDEAFFRQPFRSKQVVLWNSRGILQNLEGAKAAVSTAQGE; the protein is encoded by the coding sequence ATGTCGCAAACGCCTCAAGCTAAAGGGCTCTGGCTCCCCTTCCTGATCCTCGCCGGGACCTGCCTCCTTTTCTCGCTGGTCCTCCCCTTCTTCCCGGTGGATGAAACCCGCTACCTCTCAGTGGCCTGGGAGATGAAGGTGCATGACTCCTTTATCGTCCCGATCCAGAACGCGCTCCCCTACTCGCACAAGCCCCCCCTGCTCTTCTGGCTCATCAACCTGGACTGGCTGCTCTTCGGGGTGAACGAGGGGACGCTCCGCTTCATCCCGCTTATCTTCAGCCTCTTCAACGTCTGCCTGGTGTACCGGATCGCCCTGCAGCTCTGGGAGGACCGCAAGCTGGCGCTGAACGCGGCCGTCATCCTCGGCTCCACCTTCGCTTACCTCCTCTGGTCCTCGATCATCATGTTCGACGTGCTCCTCTCCTTCTGGGTGCTGATCGCCGTTTCGGCACTGATCCGCGCGGGCAAAGAGGGGCGGTTTGGCCCCTTCGCGCTGGCGGGGGTGGCTATTGGGGGCGGCATCCTCACCAAGGGGCCGGTGGTGCTGGTCTACATCCTGCCGGTGGCGCTCTTCGCCTTCTGGTGGCGCCCCCGCGGCGAGGTCACCCCAAGGTGGTACGCCTGGACTTTCCTCTCCCTGCTGATAGGGATCGCAGTGGTCCTCGTCTGGCTCATTCCGGCGGCTCTCACCGGGGGGGAAGTGTACCGCAAGGCGATCCTGTGGGGGCAGACGGTGAACCGGATGGCCAACTCCTTCGCCCATAAGAGGCCGCTTTGGTGGTACTTCCAGTGGGTACCGGTCCTTCTGGCCCCCTGGATCTTCTTCGCCCCCTTCTGGCGCGGTTGCCGCCGCCTGACGCTCGACGCGGGAACCAAGCTGGTGCTCACCTGGATCGCCGGCGGTTTCGTCGTCTTCTCGCTTTTGAGCGGGAAACAGGTGCACTACCTGATCCCCCTGATCCCCGCCTGCTCCCTGCTGATGGCGAAGGCGGTCAGTTGCTGCGAGGAGAGCGGCCGGCGCTTCCAGCTCCCGATAGCTGCCTTCTACCTGTTGGTCGGCGCGGCAATCATGACGCTCACCTTCCTGAAGCAGGGGCGCGCGCTGCACAGCTTCGACCTGGGCGAGCTGAGAATCGCCGCAGGCGGTCTCCTGCTCCTGGGCGCGGCGCTCTCTTTCCCGAAGCCGCGCGACACCTCGGCCGCGCTGAAGCTCGTGGCGGCGTCCACGCTCCCCTTCGTCGCCCTGGTCGTGGTCGGCTGCCACACCTTCTCCGGTCGCTACGACATACACGCGGTCTCGGCTGCGGTGCTTAAGAAGCAGCAGGAGGGGTACCAGGTGCTGCACCAGGGAAAATACCACGGCCAGTACCATTTCATGGGACGGCTGCAGCAGCCGCTGTTGGAATTGGAGGGAAGCGACGAGATCCGCCGCTATGCCCAGACCCACGAGAAGGTGGCGCTGGTCACCTATCCGCGGGAGGACCAGGCGGTGCCGCCGGATGAGGCCTTTTTCCGGCAGCCGTTCAGGAGCAAGCAGGTGGTCCTTTGGAACAGCCGGGGGATCCTGCAGAACCTCGAAGGCGCCAAAGCCGCCGTTTCCACGGCCCAGGGGGAATAA
- a CDS encoding triphosphoribosyl-dephospho-CoA synthase — MRSELGTLSLNLVRGAFMELYLTPKPGLVDLIDSGSHRDLSLQRMETSLKIVSNYLAEVAESLARGEELSAQVRLGVEAETAMLQTAGTNCHKGYIFLSGLLLAARAQVAHRDEGELGLAVARLAQRFFDHAQPEATNGSRIRHNSEAQGVRGEALAGLPSLFGAALPAFRHELAGGGNRGTAVYAMLGRLMATVEDTTALHRCGKEGLATVREDGRKLELLVLQRGDFIGFLAERNEAYISRNLTMGGVADLLALAFAWLAHTGELQLAAS; from the coding sequence ATGCGCTCTGAGCTCGGGACGCTCTCCCTGAACCTGGTGCGCGGCGCCTTCATGGAGCTCTACCTCACCCCCAAGCCGGGACTGGTCGACCTGATCGATTCCGGCTCCCACCGTGACCTTTCGTTGCAGCGGATGGAAACCTCGCTGAAGATCGTTTCGAATTACCTGGCCGAGGTCGCCGAAAGTCTCGCCCGGGGGGAGGAGCTGTCCGCGCAGGTGCGGCTTGGGGTGGAGGCGGAGACGGCGATGCTGCAGACGGCCGGCACCAACTGCCACAAGGGGTACATCTTCCTCTCCGGGCTCCTTCTCGCGGCCCGCGCGCAGGTTGCGCATCGCGACGAGGGGGAGCTTGGTCTCGCCGTGGCGCGCCTGGCACAGCGGTTTTTCGACCATGCCCAGCCCGAGGCGACCAACGGCAGCCGCATTCGGCACAACTCCGAGGCACAGGGGGTGAGGGGAGAGGCGCTCGCGGGGCTTCCCTCGCTCTTCGGTGCAGCGCTCCCCGCCTTCAGGCACGAGCTTGCTGGGGGAGGCAACCGCGGCACAGCGGTCTACGCGATGCTCGGGCGTCTGATGGCAACCGTCGAGGACACGACCGCCCTGCACCGCTGCGGCAAAGAGGGACTGGCCACGGTCCGGGAGGACGGGCGGAAGCTGGAACTGCTGGTCTTGCAGCGCGGCGACTTCATCGGTTTTCTCGCCGAAAGAAACGAGGCGTACATCAGCCGCAACCTCACCATGGGAGGGGTAGCCGACCTCCTCGCCCTCGCCTTCGCCTGGCTCGCCCACACCGGCGAGTTGCAGCTCGCGGCTTCCTAG
- a CDS encoding rhodanese-like domain-containing protein has protein sequence MAEAKRISIEEARRKVQGGEALFVCAYDSEEMCGGIRLEKSMTMGEFNSRLSEIPKEKELIFYCQ, from the coding sequence ATGGCAGAGGCAAAACGGATCTCGATTGAGGAAGCACGCCGGAAGGTGCAGGGAGGAGAGGCCCTCTTCGTCTGCGCTTACGACAGCGAGGAGATGTGCGGAGGGATCAGGTTGGAGAAGTCGATGACCATGGGAGAGTTCAACTCACGGCTCTCCGAGATACCGAAGGAGAAGGAGTTGATCTTCTATTGCCAGTGA
- a CDS encoding HpcH/HpaI aldolase/citrate lyase family protein, whose amino-acid sequence MPDYKLRRSLLYVPGNMPSMLQNIPIFNCDSVIIDLEDAVPLSEKDAARHLVKRFLMEYTDRNKELLVRINPLDTRWGYEDLKVVLPAMPDGIRLPKADTPEIVERLDTLLTEFEEELEVEIGRFGILPSLESALGVINAVGIARSSQRIFALAFGAEDYTASMEIERSRGGEELFNARTRVLWAAKANGIQALDTIFADVGDMEGLRAETELAKRLGYTGKCLVNPRQIEVVHEVFAPKQHEVEYALQVIEAIQRARQLGTGVISLGGKMVDAPVVKRAARVLRTAYAHGMVDTLIDEEAIHGAQ is encoded by the coding sequence ATGCCGGATTACAAGCTCAGGCGCTCGCTTTTGTACGTCCCGGGCAACATGCCCTCCATGCTGCAGAACATCCCCATCTTCAACTGCGATTCCGTGATCATCGACCTGGAGGACGCGGTCCCTCTCTCCGAGAAGGACGCGGCGCGCCACCTGGTGAAGCGCTTCCTCATGGAGTACACCGACCGCAACAAGGAGCTCCTGGTCCGGATCAACCCGCTGGACACCCGGTGGGGGTACGAGGACCTGAAGGTGGTGCTCCCGGCCATGCCGGACGGCATCCGCCTCCCAAAGGCGGACACCCCGGAGATCGTGGAGCGGCTGGACACGCTTCTGACCGAGTTCGAGGAGGAGCTCGAGGTCGAGATCGGGCGCTTCGGCATCCTCCCCTCCCTGGAGAGCGCGCTGGGGGTCATCAACGCGGTGGGGATCGCCCGCAGCTCGCAGCGCATCTTCGCCCTTGCCTTCGGCGCCGAGGACTACACCGCCAGCATGGAGATCGAGAGAAGCCGCGGCGGCGAGGAGCTCTTCAACGCGAGGACCCGGGTTCTCTGGGCCGCGAAGGCGAACGGGATCCAGGCGCTCGACACCATCTTCGCCGATGTGGGGGACATGGAGGGGCTCAGGGCCGAGACCGAGCTGGCCAAGAGGCTCGGCTACACCGGGAAATGCCTGGTCAACCCGCGCCAGATCGAGGTGGTGCACGAGGTCTTCGCCCCGAAACAGCACGAGGTGGAGTACGCCCTGCAGGTTATCGAGGCGATCCAGCGGGCGCGCCAGCTAGGGACCGGCGTCATCTCCCTTGGCGGGAAGATGGTGGACGCCCCCGTGGTGAAGCGGGCGGCGCGGGTGCTTCGGACCGCCTACGCCCACGGCATGGTCGACACCCTGATAGACGAGGAGGCGATACATGGCGCTCAATAG
- a CDS encoding PPC domain-containing DNA-binding protein, whose protein sequence is MEGLWYKECSNGRRFIIKITPGESLTTRLLQFAHLTDVRYAMIVSALGSVKNVRLRGIKTGAKLPITEPRITIHDIEGPCELLGLQGNIVPGEADLLDFHFHIMMSKSSGEVVGGHLYDAEVFATCEIVLTELDVSGVERHVSKVGGIPTIYIDEEAP, encoded by the coding sequence ATGGAAGGTCTCTGGTACAAGGAGTGCTCCAACGGGAGACGCTTCATCATCAAGATCACCCCGGGGGAAAGCCTCACCACGCGGCTTTTGCAGTTCGCGCACCTGACCGACGTGCGCTACGCCATGATCGTCTCGGCCCTGGGTAGCGTGAAGAACGTGAGGCTCAGGGGGATCAAGACCGGCGCGAAGCTCCCCATCACCGAACCACGCATCACCATCCACGACATCGAGGGTCCCTGCGAGCTTTTGGGGCTGCAGGGAAACATCGTCCCCGGCGAGGCCGACCTCCTCGATTTCCACTTCCACATCATGATGTCCAAGTCCTCCGGCGAGGTCGTCGGGGGGCACCTCTACGACGCCGAGGTCTTCGCCACCTGCGAGATCGTCCTCACCGAGCTCGACGTCTCCGGGGTGGAACGCCACGTCTCCAAGGTGGGAGGGATCCCCACCATCTACATCGACGAGGAGGCACCTTGA
- the citF gene encoding citrate lyase subunit alpha: MALNSLGREIPESYAGRKLVPYGDPYSITPQGKVAARRLRRVNPGASKLLSSLREAIEASGLKDGMTIATHHSLRNGDFLLNRLVAEIAAMGIRGIWIASSSVHPVHAEIIPHIKSGVIAGFQCGVNGLIGEMASRGELSCPIVVRTHGGRARAIMEGSVQVDVAFIAAPCCDEYGNMNGYSGPSACGSLGYAQTDALHAACVVAVTDNLVPFPVVPVSIPQTLVDYVVTVDRLGDPAKIVSTTTRITTDPVGLQIASYASQVIEASGLLKDGFSFQTGSGGISLAVSDKVRNAMRRGNIKGSFGCGGITGYFVEMLEEGLFDALMDVQCFDQEAVKSIAKNRAHQEIGADMYANPFNAGAVVNRLDCVILGATEVDTSFNVNVNTESNGYLLHNTGGHSDTAAGAKLSIIVAPSIRGRLPIVRDRVTTVTTPGETIGVVVTERGIAVNEQHPELKEELIRRKLPVKEIGELQREICRVTGTPRALEFEDEVVAVIEYRDGSIIDAVRRVKE, translated from the coding sequence ATGGCGCTCAATAGTCTGGGCCGCGAGATTCCGGAGAGCTACGCGGGGAGAAAGCTTGTTCCCTACGGCGACCCCTACTCCATCACCCCGCAGGGGAAGGTCGCGGCGCGACGCTTGAGGCGCGTAAACCCCGGCGCGTCGAAGCTCCTCTCCAGCCTCAGGGAGGCGATCGAGGCGAGTGGGCTGAAAGACGGCATGACCATCGCCACCCACCACAGCCTGCGCAACGGCGACTTCCTCTTGAACCGGCTGGTGGCGGAGATCGCCGCGATGGGGATCCGCGGCATCTGGATCGCCTCCTCCTCGGTGCACCCGGTGCACGCCGAGATCATTCCCCACATCAAAAGCGGCGTCATAGCCGGCTTCCAATGCGGCGTTAACGGCCTGATCGGGGAGATGGCGAGCCGGGGGGAGCTTTCCTGCCCCATCGTGGTCAGGACCCACGGCGGCCGGGCCCGCGCCATCATGGAAGGATCGGTGCAGGTGGACGTCGCCTTCATCGCCGCTCCCTGCTGCGACGAATACGGCAACATGAACGGCTACAGCGGCCCCTCCGCCTGCGGCAGCCTGGGGTACGCCCAGACCGACGCACTCCACGCCGCCTGCGTCGTCGCGGTCACCGACAACCTGGTCCCCTTCCCGGTGGTGCCGGTGAGCATCCCGCAGACCCTGGTGGATTACGTGGTGACGGTGGACCGGCTGGGGGATCCGGCAAAGATCGTCTCCACCACCACCAGGATCACCACGGATCCAGTAGGGCTCCAGATCGCCAGCTACGCCTCCCAGGTGATCGAGGCATCCGGCCTCTTGAAGGACGGCTTCTCCTTCCAGACCGGCAGCGGCGGCATCTCGCTCGCAGTCTCGGACAAAGTGAGAAACGCCATGCGACGCGGCAACATCAAGGGGAGCTTCGGCTGCGGCGGCATCACCGGCTATTTCGTGGAGATGCTGGAGGAGGGGCTCTTCGACGCGCTGATGGACGTGCAGTGCTTCGACCAGGAGGCGGTGAAGTCGATCGCAAAAAACCGCGCCCACCAGGAGATCGGCGCCGACATGTACGCGAACCCGTTCAACGCGGGGGCCGTGGTGAACCGGCTCGACTGCGTGATCCTCGGGGCGACCGAGGTCGACACCTCCTTCAACGTCAACGTGAACACCGAGTCGAACGGCTACCTTTTGCACAACACCGGCGGCCACTCCGACACGGCTGCCGGCGCCAAGCTCTCCATCATCGTCGCGCCGTCGATCCGCGGGCGCCTCCCCATCGTGCGCGACCGGGTCACCACCGTCACCACCCCGGGGGAGACCATCGGCGTGGTGGTGACTGAGCGGGGGATCGCGGTGAACGAACAGCATCCCGAGCTCAAGGAAGAATTGATCAGGAGGAAGCTCCCGGTGAAGGAGATCGGCGAGCTGCAGCGTGAGATCTGCCGGGTGACCGGGACGCCCAGGGCGCTGGAGTTCGAGGACGAGGTGGTGGCGGTGATCGAGTACCGGGACGGGAGCATCATAGATGCGGTTAGACGCGTTAAGGAATAG
- the citC gene encoding [citrate (pro-3S)-lyase] ligase, which translates to MVTSLLSTDDLKQAQALVAQSGLRFELPYDDLVGVFESGQLVAVGAREGRVLKMLVVAPAHQGGTLLDEVVTELVGRGYQEGIDSFFVFTSPALATSFEALNFNLLVASGKTALLEYGDGLRRYLTRYGRQVFPGNNGAVVANCNPFTMGHRYLVEEAASSVDHLYLFVVREERSLFPFPARLRMVQEGTADLKNVTVLDTSWYAVSSVTFPTYFLKSDDPAGAIQMELDLLLFATRIAPFFHIATRFIGSEPFSRTTAEYNRAMHRILPPLGIAVRELERRSAVGAAVSASRVREMLMRGELEGIAELVPVSTLDFLLSSEGIKIWDKGGSK; encoded by the coding sequence ATGGTCACTTCGCTACTATCCACCGATGATCTGAAGCAGGCGCAGGCGCTGGTTGCCCAAAGTGGCCTGCGCTTCGAGCTTCCCTACGACGACCTGGTCGGCGTGTTCGAGTCCGGGCAGCTGGTGGCGGTCGGAGCCAGAGAAGGGCGGGTGCTCAAGATGCTGGTCGTCGCGCCCGCGCACCAGGGGGGGACCCTGCTCGACGAGGTGGTGACCGAGCTCGTTGGGCGTGGTTACCAGGAGGGGATCGATTCCTTCTTCGTCTTCACCTCTCCGGCGCTCGCCACAAGCTTCGAGGCGCTCAACTTCAACCTCCTGGTCGCCTCGGGAAAGACCGCTCTTTTGGAGTACGGAGACGGGCTGCGGCGCTACCTGACCCGGTACGGCAGGCAGGTTTTCCCCGGCAACAACGGCGCCGTGGTCGCCAACTGCAACCCCTTCACCATGGGGCACCGCTACCTGGTGGAGGAGGCGGCCTCAAGCGTCGACCACCTCTACCTCTTCGTGGTGCGCGAGGAGCGCTCCCTGTTCCCCTTCCCGGCGCGCCTCAGGATGGTGCAGGAGGGGACCGCCGATCTGAAGAACGTCACCGTCCTCGATACCTCCTGGTACGCCGTCTCCAGCGTCACCTTCCCCACCTATTTCCTGAAAAGCGACGACCCGGCCGGGGCCATCCAGATGGAGCTCGACCTGCTACTTTTCGCCACCCGCATCGCGCCCTTTTTCCACATCGCCACCCGCTTCATCGGCTCCGAGCCCTTCAGCCGCACCACGGCGGAGTACAACCGCGCCATGCACAGGATTCTGCCCCCCCTGGGGATCGCGGTGCGGGAGCTGGAAAGAAGGAGCGCGGTCGGAGCGGCCGTCAGCGCCTCGAGGGTGCGGGAGATGCTGATGCGGGGCGAACTGGAGGGGATCGCCGAACTGGTGCCGGTGAGCACGCTCGACTTTCTCCTCTCCAGCGAGGGGATCAAGATCTGGGACAAAGGGGGGAGCAAATGA
- a CDS encoding glycosyltransferase family 2 protein, which translates to MSTISIVIPAHNEAGNIGALVQEILATRLECEIVVVDDASTDETHATLLALKKTVPTLKIVQHDRSYGQSAAVSTGIRHASGELIATMDGDGQNDPADIPKMVQALLQSGDKNLKMVAGFRKKRDDAAWRIISSKIANAYRRFFLRDETPDTGCGLKVFYRAAFLNLPFFDHMHRFLPALIKMQGGEVISVEVGHRARTHGVSKYGTLNRLWVGIVDIFGVCWLRMRAKNVKITRCD; encoded by the coding sequence ATGAGCACAATTTCCATCGTGATACCTGCACACAACGAGGCAGGCAACATAGGCGCCCTGGTGCAGGAAATCCTGGCCACCAGGCTCGAATGTGAGATCGTCGTCGTCGACGACGCCAGCACCGACGAAACCCACGCGACGCTGCTCGCGCTGAAAAAGACGGTCCCCACGCTGAAGATCGTCCAGCACGACCGCTCCTACGGCCAGAGCGCCGCAGTGTCTACCGGGATCAGGCATGCCAGCGGAGAGTTGATCGCCACCATGGACGGCGACGGCCAGAACGACCCGGCCGACATCCCGAAGATGGTGCAGGCGCTCCTTCAAAGCGGTGACAAAAATCTCAAGATGGTCGCCGGGTTCCGCAAGAAACGCGACGACGCGGCATGGCGCATCATCTCTTCCAAGATCGCCAACGCCTACCGCCGCTTTTTCTTAAGGGATGAGACCCCCGACACCGGCTGCGGGCTGAAGGTGTTCTACCGCGCCGCGTTCTTGAACCTTCCCTTCTTCGACCACATGCACCGTTTCCTCCCCGCCCTGATCAAGATGCAGGGGGGCGAGGTGATCTCGGTGGAGGTGGGGCACCGCGCGAGAACCCACGGCGTCTCCAAGTACGGCACGCTGAACCGGCTCTGGGTCGGGATCGTCGACATCTTCGGAGTCTGCTGGCTGCGCATGAGGGCCAAGAACGTGAAGATCACGAGGTGCGACTGA
- a CDS encoding lipid-A-disaccharide synthase N-terminal domain-containing protein, which translates to MVLSEKMWVGIGLAGQFFFTMRFVVQWIATERSRRSVIPESFWYFSIFGSLILLVYSLYRKDPVFILGQAFGTTVYVRNLFFIHKEKKDVANASS; encoded by the coding sequence ATGGTGCTCTCCGAGAAGATGTGGGTAGGGATAGGGCTTGCCGGGCAGTTCTTCTTCACCATGCGCTTTGTCGTGCAGTGGATCGCCACCGAAAGGAGCCGCAGGAGCGTCATCCCCGAATCCTTCTGGTATTTCAGCATCTTCGGGTCGCTGATCCTGCTGGTGTATTCGCTCTACCGCAAGGACCCGGTCTTCATCCTGGGACAGGCCTTCGGCACCACGGTCTATGTCCGCAACCTCTTCTTCATCCACAAGGAAAAGAAAGATGTCGCAAACGCCTCAAGCTAA
- a CDS encoding class I SAM-dependent methyltransferase: MDLKEMRDEQLGRHPWETARAAALAGLLEPCLHQGMSVLDLGCGDGYLSRTLFRHLPGSRVTAVDPNLTPGQLALLRERGEWIAYQTELPPEGSRFDLTLLLDVLEHVPEDRDFLTQVVARHTEKGGHVLVTVPAFPALYSGHDFSLGHYRRYRLQELEGHLASAGLAVVAAGHLFASLLFPKYFLFKLLDRSLVAAGVGCWKGGRILTSILEMWLKLENSLMILLARRG, from the coding sequence ATGGACCTCAAGGAGATGCGCGACGAGCAGCTAGGGAGGCACCCTTGGGAAACGGCCCGGGCTGCGGCCCTGGCCGGATTGCTGGAGCCCTGCCTGCACCAGGGGATGTCGGTGCTGGACCTTGGTTGCGGCGACGGCTATCTGAGCCGCACCCTTTTCCGGCATCTGCCTGGGAGCAGGGTGACGGCAGTGGACCCGAATCTCACCCCGGGCCAGCTCGCGCTATTGCGGGAACGGGGAGAGTGGATCGCCTACCAGACGGAACTCCCTCCGGAGGGAAGCCGCTTCGACCTCACCCTGCTGCTGGACGTGCTCGAACACGTGCCGGAGGACCGGGACTTCCTGACCCAGGTCGTGGCGCGGCACACGGAAAAGGGGGGGCATGTGCTGGTGACCGTCCCCGCGTTCCCCGCGCTTTACAGCGGCCATGACTTCTCCCTGGGACACTACCGGCGCTACAGGTTGCAGGAGTTGGAGGGACACCTGGCCTCGGCGGGGCTCGCCGTCGTCGCCGCGGGCCACCTCTTCGCGTCGCTGCTTTTCCCCAAGTACTTTCTATTCAAGCTGCTCGACCGCTCCCTCGTCGCTGCGGGGGTCGGTTGCTGGAAAGGTGGCCGTATCCTCACCTCGATCCTGGAAATGTGGCTCAAGCTGGAAAATTCCTTGATGATCCTTTTAGCCCGCCGGGGGTGA
- the citD gene encoding citrate lyase acyl carrier protein, with the protein MKIMKKVQAGTLQSSDLMVFLEPAESLTVTIESTVLKQFGELIRAKVDEVLAKHGVEAGEVRITDRGALDYAIEARLETALMRAEG; encoded by the coding sequence ATGAAGATCATGAAGAAGGTGCAGGCGGGAACGCTGCAGTCGAGCGACCTGATGGTTTTCCTGGAGCCGGCCGAGAGCCTCACCGTGACCATCGAGTCCACCGTGTTGAAGCAGTTCGGGGAACTGATCCGCGCCAAGGTGGACGAGGTGCTTGCCAAGCACGGGGTCGAGGCGGGTGAGGTGCGCATCACCGACCGGGGGGCGCTGGACTACGCCATCGAGGCCCGTCTGGAAACGGCCCTGATGCGGGCGGAGGGTTGA